In the Chitinivibrionales bacterium genome, one interval contains:
- a CDS encoding penicillin-binding protein 4, translated as MVTNHTGGTMTRIMIVCLCAALLPGLIHAQNSQKIIQDVVSLVDNGAVILCDEDGTPVLSHNANTLFVPASIIKILTAYVALEKLGKDYRFKTEFYKDNNNNCIIKGFGDPYLVSEEITLIAKELKQKGIQDINRLLLDHSAFEPVITIPGVSKTSNPYDALNGALVTNFNTINVRKDRNGRLLSAEEQTPLTPLARSRAAIIGAGTKERINLSVNKQDCLQYAGELFAAIFNKESISIATTAISKTDRQATWNKYYTHYNSRELPDILKGLLKYSNNFIANQIFLTIGAEEKGYPATFANAKIVFENFVRTNLNIDQSDMVVVEGSGISRKNKTTGLIMINILEQFKEYASLLPSKKGALVKSGTLSGVYNYAGYIKTSQGLRPFVIMLNQKRNTRDTILQLLAKIQ; from the coding sequence ATGGTTACCAACCACACTGGAGGTACGATGACCCGCATAATGATCGTTTGTCTTTGCGCCGCACTTCTACCAGGGCTGATTCATGCTCAAAATAGCCAAAAAATCATACAGGATGTAGTATCCTTAGTTGACAACGGAGCGGTAATTCTTTGCGATGAAGACGGTACCCCCGTTCTTTCGCATAATGCGAATACACTTTTTGTTCCGGCATCGATTATCAAGATCCTGACAGCCTATGTTGCTCTGGAAAAGCTGGGAAAAGACTATCGATTTAAAACCGAGTTTTATAAAGACAACAACAATAATTGCATTATTAAAGGATTTGGTGACCCTTATCTCGTATCCGAAGAAATCACCCTGATTGCAAAGGAACTGAAACAAAAAGGTATACAGGACATCAACAGGCTTCTTCTGGACCATTCCGCTTTCGAACCTGTTATCACAATTCCCGGGGTTTCAAAGACCTCAAATCCCTATGATGCACTCAATGGCGCTTTAGTAACTAATTTCAATACGATAAATGTGAGAAAAGACCGCAACGGCCGACTTTTATCTGCCGAAGAACAGACCCCCTTAACGCCCCTCGCCAGAAGCAGAGCAGCGATAATCGGAGCCGGAACAAAGGAACGAATTAATTTAAGTGTAAATAAGCAGGATTGTCTCCAATATGCCGGCGAACTTTTTGCTGCAATATTCAATAAAGAAAGCATTTCAATAGCCACTACGGCAATATCCAAAACAGATAGACAGGCAACCTGGAATAAATATTATACCCATTATAACTCCCGGGAACTGCCCGATATCCTCAAAGGTTTACTTAAATACTCAAACAATTTTATCGCCAACCAGATTTTTCTTACTATAGGAGCTGAAGAAAAAGGGTATCCTGCAACCTTTGCAAATGCAAAAATTGTTTTTGAAAATTTTGTCAGGACAAACCTGAATATAGACCAATCCGATATGGTTGTAGTTGAGGGCTCGGGTATTTCACGGAAAAATAAGACTACCGGCCTGATTATGATAAATATTCTCGAGCAATTCAAAGAATACGCCTCCCTTCTCCCCTCAAAAAAAGGCGCCCTGGTAAAATCCGGCACTCTTTCCGGTGTATATAATTATGCCGGATACATTAAAACGTCCCAGGGACTTCGGCCTTTCGTTATCATGCTCAACCAGAAAAGAAATACACGGGATACTATATTGCAACTACTGGCAAAAATCCAATAA
- a CDS encoding phage holin family protein, producing MKEFFTRLAISALSLGVAAYVVPGIYVNNVLTLLIAAFLLGIVNAIIRPILIILTLPVTLVTLGFFLLVINAAMLGLVAWILPGFGVRNFLSALLGWLILSITSWTASHIFFSNNLKKNE from the coding sequence ATGAAAGAATTTTTTACTCGTCTTGCAATAAGTGCTTTGAGCCTTGGGGTGGCGGCATACGTTGTGCCGGGGATATATGTTAACAATGTTTTAACACTGCTTATTGCTGCATTTTTACTCGGTATCGTCAATGCGATTATCCGCCCGATTCTCATCATACTGACATTGCCCGTTACACTTGTAACGTTGGGCTTTTTTCTCCTGGTGATTAACGCCGCAATGCTGGGGCTTGTTGCCTGGATTCTTCCTGGTTTCGGAGTAAGAAATTTTCTGTCTGCGCTGCTCGGATGGTTAATTCTGAGCATTACCAGTTGGACGGCATCCCACATCTTTTTCAGCAATAATTTAAAGAAGAATGAATAG